One Gossypium hirsutum isolate 1008001.06 chromosome A11, Gossypium_hirsutum_v2.1, whole genome shotgun sequence genomic window carries:
- the LOC107897848 gene encoding 60S ribosomal protein L13-1, producing the protein MVKHNNVVPNGHFKKHWQNYVKTWFNQPARKARRRIARQKKAVRIFPRPTSGPLRPIVHGQTLKYNMKLRAGKGFTLEELKAAGISKKLAPTIGIAVDHRRKNKSLEGLQANVQRLKTYKAKLVVFPRRARKFKAGDSIAEELATATQVQGSYMPISREKPSVELVKVTEEMKSFKAYNKLRVERTNERHIGARLKKAAEAEKEDKK; encoded by the exons ATGGTTAAGCATAACAACGTTGTGCCAAATGGGCACTTCAAAAAGCACTGGCAGAACTATGTGAAAACCTGGTTCAATCAGCCAGCAAGAAAGGCTAGAAGAAGGATTG CAAGGCAAAAGAAGGCGGTAAGGATCTTTCCAAGACCAACTTCTGGACCTCTTCGCCCAATCGTCCATGGCCAAACTTTGAAGTACAACATGAAGTTGAGAGCTGGCAAGGGTTTCACTCTTGAAGAGCTTAAG GCTGCTGGTATTTCAAAGAAACTTGCACCTACCATTGGTATTGCAGTCGATCACCGTCGTAAGAACAAGTCCCTTGAAGGTCTTCAAGCCAATGTTCAGAGGCTTAAAACTTACAAGGCCAAACTTGTTGTCTTCCCAAGACGAGCTCGCAAGTTTAAG GCTGGTGATTCAATTGCTGAGGAGCTTGCAACTGCAACCCAAGTCCAGGGATCATACATGCCTATTTCTCGTGAGAAGCCTTCCGTGGAGCTTGTGAAGGTCACAGAGGAGATGAAGTCATTCAAGGCCTATAACAAGCTTCGTGTGGAACGTACAAATGAACGACACATTGGTGCCCGATTGAAGAAAGCTGCTGAGGCTGAGAAGGAAGACAAGAAGTAA